AGGATCATTCTGAACAAGATTTTGACCAGTTGTTGCCTTAGTTATATTAATGACTCCAACAACAATTATATTAACAAGACGTTATGTTGTTGATGAAATGACTGCTGATTATACAAAGTTTGCATATGCAAAAGGATTAGGTGAATCAAAAGTTTTCTACGTTCACATTTTTAGAAATGCTGGAGTAAGAATTTTACGTGAGTTGCCTTTAGATTTAGCATTTACATTATTTGGAGCTTCAATTTTAACTGAAACTCAATGAAACATACCAGGTATGTCACAATTAATTATTAATGGAGTTAATAACCGTGACTCATTTGTTATTTTAGGATTCATTACTTTTGCGTCATTAGTAAAAATTGCTGCAACATTAGTTTCAGACTTATTTATGGTCTTAATGGACCCTAGAGTTAAATTAAGTGGTAGATAGAAAGAAGGAGAAAATATGACAAACATCGATAGAGAAAAATTCGAAAGAGAAAACAAAGTTAATTTTGATGAAATTGACGAACAAATGTTTCAAATCATCGAAGAACAAACTAGCGAAAGTGAAAGATTAAACTCAAAGCCTTATAGTTATTGAAAATCTGTAGGTAAATTACTAGTTACCTCTCCTACTTTCATGATTTCTATTTTAGTTTTAATTGCAATTTTACTTTTAGCATTCATTGTACCTGAAGTAATGAATTATAAAAATACTTCAAGTACTATTGGAGATCCTGCTTTACCATCATGAGAACACTTGTTTGGTATTGGAATGAATGGTGAAGATTTATTTGCTAGAGTTTGAGCAGGGACAAGAACAACTTTGTTATTTGCTTTCTTAATTGCAGCTATTCAAGTAGTTGTAGGAGTTGTTCTAGGTTCAATCTGAGGTTACTTTAGAAAATCAGATTTAATTTTTATTCAAGTGGCAAGTATCATTACAATTGTTCCACAATTTATTTTATTACTATTAATGGTTTTCTTATTCAATAGTAAAGGTTACTGAGTTATTGTTTTTGCTATATCACTTCAAGCATGAGTTGGTATTGCACAAATGGTAAGGGTACAAATTATGTTAGTAAAAAACACTGACTATAATACTGCATCAGTAAGTTTAGGTTCAAGTTCATACAGAATTATAAACAAAAACATTATGCCAAAAATTTTACCAGTTATCGTACAGACAGCTGCATTTGCAATCCCAACAGCTATTTCAATTGAGGCTTCACTTGCTTACTTAGCATTTGACTTTATTCCAGCGGGACAAACATCTTTAGGGCAAATATTAAACCAAGTTATGAATGAAACAAAATGACAAATCTATCCAAATTTATTAATTGCTCCAATGGCAGTTATTATGATAGTTTCAGTTGTATTCTTCTTAGCTGCTAGGGTATTTGCTGACTCATTAGATCCAAAAAATCATAGATAGGAGACCAACTTATGGCTACAAATAAAGACAAAATTATTTCTCTTCAAGACGTTGTTGTTAAATTCAATGTTCGTGGAAAAATGTTAACAGCTATTAGAAATGTTTCTTTTGATATTTATGACGGAGAAACAGTTGCTATAGTTGGTGAATCTGGATCAGGTAAATCAGTTTTAACTAAAACATTAACTAATATGTTAGAAAGTAATGGTTACATTTCAAATGGAACAATTATGTACTTTCCAACAGAAGAATCAAAAAATAATTCTGAAACAGCTATTAGAGAAGATGTAAACTTAGTTAATTATCACAAAGGTTCATTGACTTCAGATACTAGAAAAAAAATTAAAAAAAGTAATTACAAAACAATTAATAATGCAAAGATTCGTTTGGAGGCACTTAATGCTCGTTTAGGAGTTAAAGGTGTAGATACAGAAGATACATTGGCAAAAATAAAAGAGGAAAGTGAAATCATCCATGATGCTTATTATGAACTTTCAACATTCTCAAGATTAAGAAAAAGAACGGTTTTACGTTTAACTCCAACAATGAAAGAAATTTCAAATAAAAAGAGAAATCTTTCTTTAATGAAAGGAAGACAAATTCTTGCTGGATTAAGAATTCTTGCAGAACAAGAGTTTTTAACTGAATTTGAATTAAACTTAAAACATGTTTTAGAAAAGTTAAAAAATGCTGAAACTGTTGAAGAACATGAAGTTAATACTTTATTAGCTGCATGAAAGTTTCAAACAACTCCAACTTGATTAAATAAGAGAGAAGCTATAAAAAAATTAAAACAAGTTAGAGGGGGGACAATTGCTACAATTTTTCAGGACCCAATGACTTCATTAAACCCATTACTAAGTGTAGGTTTTCAAATTTCAGAAGCAATTAGATTGCATAATAAAGTTTCAAGACATGCTGCTAAGCAACAAGCAATTGAATTAATGAATAAAGTAGGTATTCCAAATGCTGAAAAACGTTATCATGACATTCCAGGGAAATACTCTGGTGGTATGAGACAACGTATTGTTATTGCCATTGCATTAGCATGTAAACCAAAAGTTTTAATTTGTGATGAACCAACAACAGCACTTGATGTTACTATTCAAGCTCAAATTTTGGAGTTAATTAAAGAACTTAAAAAAGAATTTAATTTAACTGTAATATTCATTACTCATGACTTAGGGGTAGTTGCAAATGTTGCAGATCGTGTTGCAGTATTGTACGCTGGTCAAATTATTGAATATGGAACTGTTAAAGATATTTTCTTTGATGCAAGACACCCATATACTTGAGCATTATTGTCTTCATTACCTCAATTAGGAACAAAAGGTGAAGAATTATTTGCTATTACAGGTACACCTCCAAGTTTATTTAACAAAATTAAAGGTGATGC
The Mesoplasma entomophilum DNA segment above includes these coding regions:
- the oppC gene encoding oligopeptide ABC transporter permease OppC, whose protein sequence is MTNIDREKFERENKVNFDEIDEQMFQIIEEQTSESERLNSKPYSYWKSVGKLLVTSPTFMISILVLIAILLLAFIVPEVMNYKNTSSTIGDPALPSWEHLFGIGMNGEDLFARVWAGTRTTLLFAFLIAAIQVVVGVVLGSIWGYFRKSDLIFIQVASIITIVPQFILLLLMVFLFNSKGYWVIVFAISLQAWVGIAQMVRVQIMLVKNTDYNTASVSLGSSSYRIINKNIMPKILPVIVQTAAFAIPTAISIEASLAYLAFDFIPAGQTSLGQILNQVMNETKWQIYPNLLIAPMAVIMIVSVVFFLAARVFADSLDPKNHR
- a CDS encoding oligopeptide/dipeptide ABC transporter ATP-binding protein, which gives rise to MATNKDKIISLQDVVVKFNVRGKMLTAIRNVSFDIYDGETVAIVGESGSGKSVLTKTLTNMLESNGYISNGTIMYFPTEESKNNSETAIREDVNLVNYHKGSLTSDTRKKIKKSNYKTINNAKIRLEALNARLGVKGVDTEDTLAKIKEESEIIHDAYYELSTFSRLRKRTVLRLTPTMKEISNKKRNLSLMKGRQILAGLRILAEQEFLTEFELNLKHVLEKLKNAETVEEHEVNTLLAAWKFQTTPTWLNKREAIKKLKQVRGGTIATIFQDPMTSLNPLLSVGFQISEAIRLHNKVSRHAAKQQAIELMNKVGIPNAEKRYHDIPGKYSGGMRQRIVIAIALACKPKVLICDEPTTALDVTIQAQILELIKELKKEFNLTVIFITHDLGVVANVADRVAVLYAGQIIEYGTVKDIFFDARHPYTWALLSSLPQLGTKGEELFAITGTPPSLFNKIKGDAFAPRNKFALAIDFEYNPPMFEISKTHGARTWLLDPRAPKVEKPKMLENLKEAVIEAKVGE